One genomic segment of Oenanthe melanoleuca isolate GR-GAL-2019-014 chromosome 5, OMel1.0, whole genome shotgun sequence includes these proteins:
- the NOVA1 gene encoding RNA-binding protein Nova-1 isoform X3, with protein MPQNVAKTEPVSILQPQTTVNPDRIKQTLPSSPTTTKSSPSDPMTTSRANQVKIIVPNSTAGLIIGKGGATVKAIMEQSGAWVQLSQKPDGINLQERVVTVSGEPEQNRKAVELIIQKIQEDPQSGSCLNISYANVTGPVANSNPTGSPYANTAEVLPTAAAAAGLLGHANLAGVAAFPAVLSGFTGNDLVAITSALNTLASYGYNLNTLGLGLSQAAATGALAAAAASANPAAAAANLLATYASEASASGSTAGGTAGTFALGSLAAATAATNGYFGAASPLAASAILGTEKSTDGSKDVVEIAVPENLVGAILGKGGKTLVEYQELTGARIQISKKGEFVPGTRNRKVTITGTPAATQAAQYLITQRITYEQGVRAANPQKVG; from the exons ACATTGCCATCTTCCCCAACTACCACCAAGTCCTCTCCATCTGATCCCATGACCACCTCCAGAGCCAATCAG GTAAAGATTATAGTTCCCAACAGCACAGCAGGTCTGATAATAGGGAAGGGAGGTGCTACAGTGAAGGCTATAATGGAGCAGTCAGGGGCTTGGGTACAGCTTTCCCAGAAACCTGATGGGATCAACTTGCAAGAGAGGGTTGTCACTGTGAGTGGAGAACCTGAACAAAACCGAAAAGCTGTTGAACTTATCATCCAGAAGATACAAGAGGATCCACAGAGTGGCAGCTGTCTCAATATCAGTTATGCCAATGTCACAGGTCCAGTGGCCAATTCCAATCCAACCGGATCTCCTTATGCAAACACTGCTGAAGTGTTAccaactgctgcagctgctgcagggctaTTAGGACATGCTAACCTTGCTGGAGTGGCAGCCTTTCCAGCAGTTTTATCTGGCTTTACAGGCAATGACCTGGTGGCCATCACCTCTGCACTTAATACACTAGCCAGCTATGGATATAATCTCAATACATTAGGTTTAGGCCTAAGTCAGGCAGCAGCTACAGGGgctttggctgcagcagctgccagtgccaacccagcagcagcagcagccaattTGTTGGCCACCTATGCGAGTGAAGCCTCAGccagtggcagcactgctggtggtACGGCGGGGACATTTGCATTAGGTAGCCtggctgctgctactgctgcaaCCAATGGATATTTTGGAGCTGCTTCTCCCCTAGCTGCCAGTGCCATCCtaggaacagaaaaatccacAGATGGATCAAAGGATGTAGTTGAAATAGCAGTGCCAGAAAACTTAGTTGGTGCAATActtggaaaaggagggaaaacatTAGTTGAATACCAGGAGTTGACTGGTGCAAGGATACAGATCTCTAAAAAGGGAGAATTCGTACCTGGCACAAGAAATCGCAAGGTAACCATTACTGGAACACCAGCTGCAACCCAGGCCGCACAGTATTTAATTACACAACGGATCACATATGAGCAAGGAGTTCGGGCTGCCAATCCACAGAAAGTGGGTTGA